From the Solanum lycopersicum chromosome 10, SLM_r2.1 genome, one window contains:
- the LOC101256225 gene encoding GDSL esterase/lipase At1g28610 produces MFFCLSKIAFIIFLVLLNSIEGQRLISLRCFNSIISFGDSLTDTGNEFYLTRYRNPSPYFARLPYGETFFHRPTGRFSNGRLIIDFIAESLGLPLIPAYFGEKDNVKFTQGVNFAVGGSTALDPTYLSNKGVKTTTNASLVAQLGWLKEMLSSHCKFPSECKEFLKNSLIFVGEIGGNDFIYGFFGNNTKEKVESYVPAVINTISSVIKEVIKFGASRVVVPGSMPLGCSTALLTIFMDSNKEDYDPITGCINWLNQFSKNYNKLLQMELHLVRQLHPSVTIIYADHYNAAMQFYLSPNTYGFTKGALVACCGAGGPYNYKLFELCGDPTARNICSDPSIYASWDGMHFTEAAYKLIATSLLEGNFTFPSLPKICSTSLSPNVNHFDS; encoded by the exons atgtttttttgtttgagtAAAATTGCCTTCATTATCTTTTTGGTTTTATTAAATTCCATTGAAGGTCAACGATTAATATCACTACGATGCTTCAACTCTATTATTAGTTTCGGCGATTCGCTAACTGATACTGGAAACGAATTTTATCTAACTCGATATCGAAATCCTTCTCCCTATTTCGCTCGCTTGCCTTATGGAGAAACATTCTTTCATCGTCCTACTGGTCGATTTTCCAATGGTCGTTTAATTATCGATTTTATTG CGGAGAGTTTGGGGCTACCGTTAATACCAGCATATTTCGGAGAAAAAGATAATGTGAAATTCACACAAGGTGTGAATTTTGCGGTAGGAGGATCAACGGCGCTTGATCCTACCTATTTATCGAACAAGGGAGTAAAAACCACGACCAATGCGTCTTTAGTGGCTCAATTGGGCTGGTTAAAAGAAATGCTCTCATCCCATTGCAAATTTCCCTCAG AGTGCAAGGAATTTCTAAAAAATTCATTGATATTTGTGGGAGAAATTGGAGGAAATGATTTCATCTATGGTTTCTTTGGAAATAACACTAAGGAAAAGGTTGAATCATATGTTCCAGCAGTCATCAACACTATTAGCTCAGTTATAAAg GAAGTAATTAAGTTTGGAGCAAGTAGAGTGGTAGTTCCAGGGAGTATGCCCCTAGGATGCTCAACAGCTCTTTTAACAATATTTATGGACTCAAATAAGGAAGATTATGATCCAATTACTGGTTGTATTAATTGGCTAAACCAATTTTCCAAGAATTACAATAAGCTTCTTCAAATGGAACTTCATCTTGTTAGACAGCTTCATCCTTCTGTTACAATCATCTATGCTGACCACTACAATGCTGCCATGCAATTTTATCTCTCTCCAAACACATATG gattTACAAAAGGAGCCTTAGTTGCATGTTGTGGAGCTGGAGGTCCATATAACTATAAACTTTTTGAATTATGTGGGGATCCAACAGCAAGAAATATTTGCAGTGACCCTTCAATATATGCTAGTTGGGATGGAATGCATTTTACAGAAGCTGCCTATAAATTAATAGCCACAAGCCTTTTAGAGGGAAATTTCACTTTCCCTTCACTCCCTAAAATATGTAGTACTAGTTTGAGTCCAAATGTAAACCATTTTGACTCTTAA